In the genome of Nycticebus coucang isolate mNycCou1 chromosome 12, mNycCou1.pri, whole genome shotgun sequence, one region contains:
- the KREMEN2 gene encoding kremen protein 2 — protein MGTRVLQGFLLLFFPLLQPHGASAESLNSPGLSECFQVNGADYRGHQNRTGPRGAGRPCLFWNQTQQHSYSSASDPQGRWGLGAHNFCRNPDGDVQPWCYVAETEEGIYWRYCDIPTCHMPGYLGCFVDSGAPPALSGPSGTSTKLTVQVCLRFCRMKGYQLAGVEAGYACFCGTESDLARGHLALATDCDQICFGHPGQLCGGDGRLGIYEVSVGSCQGNWTAPQGVIYSPDFPDEYGPDRNCSWVLGPPVAALELTFRLFELADQRDRLELRDATSGRLLRTFDGARPPPPGPLRLRAAALLLTFRSDARGHAQGFALTYRGLPDTMEDPAPHKGLAQTTNAPPDGANVSCSPRPRAPPVAMGARVFSTVMGVSVLLLLFLSLLRLLRRRSCLLAPGKGAPALGPSEGHGKRWAVWYRPPQQVALPCPPGDSQAEGPAPSYRPLSASSQSSLRSLISAL, from the exons ATGGGGACACGGGTCCTACAgggcttcctcctcctctttttcccgCTGCTGCAGCCACACGGGGCCTCTGCGGAGAGCCTGAACAGTCCAG GCCTGTCCGAGTGCTTCCAGGTGAATGGTGCCGACTACCGCGGCCACCAGAACCGCACCGGCCCGCGCGGGGCTGGCCGCCCGTGCCTTTTCTGGAACCAGACGCAGCAGCACAGCTACAGCAGCGCCAGCGACCCTCAGGGCCGCTGGGGGCTGGGCGCGCACAACTTCTGTCG TAACCCAGACGGCGACGTGCAGCCCTGGTGCTATGTGGCTGAAACGGAGGAGGGCATCTACTGGCGCTATTGCGACATTCCCACGTGTCACA TGCCAGGCTACCTGGGCTGTTTCGTGGACTCGGGAGCGCCCCCAGCCCTCAGCGGCCCCAGTGGCACTTCCACAAAGCTCACGGTCCAAGTGTGCCTTCGCTTCTGCCGTATGAAGGGTTACCAG CTGGCAGGAGTGGAGGCTGGTTATGCCTGCTTTTGTGGCACTGAGAGTGATCTGGCCAGGGGACACCTGGCCCTAGCCACCGACTGTGACCAGATCTGTTTTGGCCACCCGGGCCAGCTGTGCGGCGGTGATGGGCGCCTGGGCATCTATGAAG TGTCCGTGGGCTCCTGCCAGGGGAACTGGACGGCGCCTCAGGGTGTCATCTACTCCCCGGACTTCCCCGACGAGTATGGACCTGACAGGAACTGCAGTTGGGTTCTGGGCCCGCCGGTCGCCGCGCTGGAGCTCACCTTCCGCCTCTTCGAACTGGCCGACCAGCGCGACCGACTGGAACTACGCGACGCTACCTCAGGCCGCCTGCTCCGCACCTTCGACGGCGCCCGCCCGCCGCCGCCTGGGCCGCTGCGCCTGCGCGCTGCCGCGCTGCTGCTCACCTTCCGTAGCGACGCACGCGGCCACGCGCAGGGGTTCGCGCTCACTTACCGCG GGCTGCCGGACACCATGGAAGACCCGGCACCCCACAAGGGCTTGGCCCAAACCACCAATGCACCCCCTGACGGGGCCAACGTGAGCTGCAGCCCCAGGCCCAGGGCTCCGCCGGTTGCGATGGGAG CCCGGGTCTTCTCGACGGTGATGGGTGTCtcagtgctgctgctgctgttcctGTCGCTGCTGCGTCTTCTGCGCCGACG GAGCTGTCTGCTGGCTCCAGGAAAAGGGGCCCCGGCGCTGGGTCCTTCGGAGGGACACGGGAAAAGGTGGGCTGTGTGGTACCGTCCGCCCCAACAGGTGGCCCTGCCGTGCCCCCCTGGGGACTCTCAGGCTGAGGGTCCTGCCCCAAGCTACCGGCCCCTGAGTGCCTCCAGCCAGAGCTCCTTGCGCTCACTCATCTCTGCTCTCTGA
- the PAQR4 gene encoding progestin and adipoQ receptor family member 4 — MAFLAGPRLLDWANSPPHLQFNKFVLTGYRPASSGSGCLRSLFYLHNELGNIYTHGLALLGFLVLVPMTMPWGQLGKDGWLGGTHCVACLAPPAGSVLYHLFMCHQGGSPVYARLLALDMCGVCIVNTLGALPIIHCTLACRPWLRPAALVGYTVLSGVAGWRALTAPSTSARLRAFGWQAGARLLVFGARGMGLGTGAPGSLPCYLRMDALALLGGLVNVARLPERWGPGRFDYWGNSHQIMHLLSVGSILQLHAGVVPDLLWAAHHICPLD; from the exons ATGGCGTTCCTGGCGGGTCCGCGGTTGCTGGATTGGGCCAACTCGCCGCCGCACCTGCAGTTCAATAAGTTCGTGCTGACGGGCTACCGGCCGGCTAGCAGCGGCTCGGGCTGTCTACGCAGCCTCTTCTACCTGCACAACGAACTGGGCAACATCTACACGCACG GGCTAGCCCTGCTGGGTTTCCTGGTGCTGGTACCGATGACCATGCCTTGGGGTCAGCTGGGCAAGGATGGCTGGCTAGGGGGCACACACTGTGTGGCCTGTCTGGCACCACCCGCAGGCTCTGTGCTTTATCATCTCTTCATGTGCCACCAAGGGGGCAGCCCTGTGTATGCCCGGCTTCTTGCCCTGGATATGTGTGGGGTCTGCATTGTCAACACCCTCG GGGCTTTGCCCATCATCCACTGCACCCTGGCCTGCAGACCATGGCTGCGACCAGCTGCCCTAGTGGGCTACACTGTGCTATCAGGCGTGGCTGGCTGGCGGGCCCTCACTGCCCCCTCCACCAGTGCCCGGCTCCGAGCCTTTGGCTGGCAGGCTGGTGCCCGCCTGCTAGTGTTTGGGGCCCGGGGAATGGGGCTGGGCACAGGAGCTCCAGGCTCCCTGCCCTGCTACCTACGCATGGATGCACTGGCCCTGCTTGGGGGCCTGGTGAATGTGGCCCGCCTGCCAGAGCGCTGGGGACCTGGCCGCTTCGACTACTGGGGCAACTCCCACCAGATCATGCACCTACTCAGCGTGGGCTCTATCCTCCAGCTGCACGCCGGTGTTGTGCCTGACCTACTCTGGGCTGCCCACCACATCTGCCCCTTGGACTGA